One region of Chryseobacterium sp. C-71 genomic DNA includes:
- the purD gene encoding phosphoribosylamine--glycine ligase, producing the protein MRILIIGEGGRESALAAKLQKDSRVTKMFFANGNASTDAIGQNVHMSDIKELRDFAIKEKVDLTIVGPEAPLVAGLKDEFKKHDLKVFGPNQKVASLEGSKAFSKKFMQTYDIKTAKAVVFDSYNEAKEYVQNQEYPLVIKASGLAGGKGVVICDTLEEAEATIHDFMIRRIYGDAGIRLVIEEYLQGFEASIIAFSNGEKIFPCIAAKDYKKAGNGDKGPNTGGMGSVAPSPEFTAEHTADFEKNILEPTLKGLKAEGFSFKGIIFFGLMVTKNGTYLLEYNMRFGDPETQVLMALMENNLLDVINDCMNGKDLDLKFKDEKAVCLVMCSGGYPGNIETGFEITGIEKAKHSQVLCAGAVKKGDKIVSNGGRVMNVVATGATYDEARKKVYEDALHVHFDYSFYREDIGKF; encoded by the coding sequence ATGAGAATATTAATCATAGGTGAAGGTGGAAGAGAGTCTGCACTGGCAGCCAAACTTCAAAAGGACAGCAGAGTTACTAAAATGTTTTTTGCCAACGGAAATGCGTCTACAGATGCAATCGGGCAAAATGTTCATATGTCAGACATCAAAGAATTGAGAGATTTTGCGATAAAAGAAAAAGTAGATTTGACGATTGTAGGTCCTGAAGCTCCTTTGGTAGCTGGTTTGAAGGATGAATTTAAGAAACATGATCTTAAAGTTTTCGGTCCAAACCAGAAAGTGGCAAGTCTTGAAGGAAGTAAGGCTTTCTCTAAGAAATTTATGCAGACCTATGATATCAAAACAGCAAAAGCTGTAGTATTTGATTCATATAACGAAGCTAAAGAATATGTTCAGAATCAGGAATATCCTTTGGTAATCAAAGCGAGTGGTTTAGCTGGTGGAAAAGGTGTTGTTATTTGCGACACTCTTGAAGAAGCTGAAGCGACGATCCACGATTTCATGATCAGAAGAATCTATGGTGATGCGGGTATTCGTTTGGTTATTGAAGAATATTTACAAGGTTTTGAGGCATCTATTATTGCATTCTCAAACGGTGAAAAAATCTTCCCTTGTATTGCTGCCAAAGATTATAAAAAAGCTGGAAACGGTGATAAAGGCCCAAACACAGGTGGTATGGGTTCTGTAGCGCCAAGTCCGGAATTTACAGCAGAACATACAGCAGATTTTGAAAAAAATATTTTAGAGCCAACGTTGAAAGGTCTTAAAGCAGAAGGTTTCAGTTTCAAAGGAATCATTTTCTTCGGATTGATGGTGACTAAAAACGGAACATACTTATTAGAATACAACATGAGATTCGGAGATCCTGAAACTCAGGTTTTGATGGCGTTGATGGAAAACAATCTATTAGACGTAATCAACGACTGTATGAACGGAAAAGATCTGGATCTTAAATTCAAAGACGAAAAAGCAGTTTGCTTGGTAATGTGTTCAGGTGGTTACCCTGGAAACATCGAAACTGGTTTTGAAATCACAGGAATAGAAAAAGCAAAACACAGCCAGGTATTGTGTGCAGGAGCTGTAAAGAAAGGTGACAAAATAGTTTCTAACGGAGGTAGAGTAATGAACGTAGTTGCTACGGGAGCTACTTACGACGAAGCCAGAAAGAAAGTATATGAAGACGCACTTCACGTTCACTTCGATTACAGTTTCTACAGAGAAGACATCGGTAAATTTTAA
- the purH gene encoding bifunctional phosphoribosylaminoimidazolecarboxamide formyltransferase/IMP cyclohydrolase gives MSKRVLISVSDKSGLTEFAQFLESQNYELISTGGTFKHLKDAGLNPIQIDEVTDFPEMLDGRVKTLHPKVHGGLLAVRSNDEHMKTVQEHNIGLIDIVIVNLYPFFENVNKDISLHEKVEFIDIGGPSMLRSAAKNFDSVTVITDVEDYEKVKIEMEQNGDTFIETRKRLAGKVFNLTSAYDAAISRMLLEEDYPTYLSASYKKVSDLRYGENPHQTAAYYVSTFENGAMKDFEQLGGKELSFNNLRDMDLCWKVVTEFKEEMACCAVKHSTPCGVAIGTSALETYKKTFECDPVSIFGGIVAANFKIDAATAEELNKTFLEIVMAPDFDEDALEVLRKKKNLRIIKIVNQVSDKQTWVKVDGGILVQDNDSIFSDDIKVVTETQPTEEQKKALLFSQRVVKYVKSNAIVVSNGIQAFGIGGGQVNRIWATQQAIERAKEKFTGELVLASDAFFPFRDVVDFCAQEGITAIIQPGGSVKDQESIDAANEHKIPMMFTGVRHFFH, from the coding sequence ATGAGCAAGAGAGTTTTGATCAGTGTTTCTGACAAAAGCGGATTAACAGAATTCGCACAGTTTTTAGAATCTCAAAATTATGAATTGATCTCTACAGGAGGTACATTCAAACATTTGAAAGACGCTGGTTTAAATCCGATTCAGATCGATGAGGTGACCGATTTTCCTGAAATGCTGGACGGAAGAGTGAAAACTTTACACCCGAAAGTTCACGGTGGTTTATTGGCAGTTCGTTCAAACGACGAGCACATGAAAACTGTTCAGGAGCACAATATCGGTTTGATCGACATAGTAATTGTGAATTTGTATCCGTTTTTTGAAAATGTAAACAAAGACATTTCATTACACGAAAAAGTAGAATTCATCGACATCGGAGGTCCTTCAATGCTTCGTTCGGCTGCTAAAAATTTCGATTCTGTAACCGTTATTACTGACGTTGAAGATTACGAAAAAGTAAAAATCGAAATGGAACAAAACGGTGACACGTTCATCGAAACCCGTAAAAGATTAGCTGGAAAAGTATTTAATCTTACTTCAGCTTATGATGCGGCGATCTCAAGAATGCTTTTAGAAGAAGATTATCCAACTTATTTAAGCGCTTCATACAAGAAAGTTTCAGACCTAAGATACGGTGAAAACCCACATCAGACAGCAGCGTACTACGTTTCAACTTTTGAAAATGGTGCGATGAAAGATTTCGAACAATTAGGAGGTAAAGAATTATCATTCAACAACCTTCGTGACATGGATCTTTGCTGGAAAGTAGTTACTGAATTTAAAGAAGAAATGGCTTGTTGTGCCGTAAAACATTCTACACCTTGTGGAGTGGCGATCGGAACTTCAGCTTTAGAAACATACAAAAAGACTTTCGAATGTGATCCTGTTTCAATCTTCGGTGGAATTGTAGCCGCAAACTTCAAAATTGACGCTGCAACGGCTGAAGAATTAAACAAAACATTCCTTGAAATCGTAATGGCTCCTGATTTTGATGAGGATGCTTTGGAAGTTTTAAGAAAAAAGAAAAATTTAAGAATTATTAAAATCGTTAATCAGGTTTCAGATAAGCAAACTTGGGTAAAAGTTGACGGTGGAATCTTGGTTCAGGATAATGACAGTATTTTCTCAGACGATATTAAAGTGGTTACTGAAACTCAACCAACAGAAGAGCAGAAAAAAGCTTTATTGTTTTCTCAGAGAGTCGTAAAATACGTGAAATCAAACGCCATCGTTGTTTCAAACGGCATTCAGGCTTTCGGAATTGGCGGTGGTCAGGTGAACAGAATCTGGGCGACTCAACAGGCAATTGAAAGAGCAAAAGAGAAATTTACAGGAGAATTAGTTTTAGCTTCTGATGCATTTTTCCCTTTCCGTGATGTGGTAGATTTCTGCGCTCAGGAAGGTATTACAGCAATTATCCAACCTGGAGGAAGCGTGAAAGATCAGGAAAGTATTGACGCTGCCAACGAACACAAAATCCCAATGATGTTCACAGGGGTAAGACATTTCTTTCATTAA